The uncultured Sphaerochaeta sp. genome includes the window CTTCCCGAAAGCAAAGACGCTTGTACTGGTGAATGGGAGTGAGGAAGAGCAGAAGGTATGTGTGAATACCTTCGATAGACAACTTTTTGAGACAATAGAAGGATTTGACGTGAAATTCATATCCGTAAATAGGCTGGAAATTTGAGTTATTGCAGTTTCTTTGAATTACTGCAATACTCATCTAGGCGAGGAATGGGTATGGATATTGAAACGAAACGATCAGCAATGGACTATGCTTGTGATATATCTTTAGGGATGTTGATTTTTATTTTATTTACTTTCTCCACAAATGCAAAATTGCTCTTCCTTCCCCTTGAGATTCTCTTTATCGGTCTCTTTGGAGCAAGGTTTCTCATACAGAAATCAAAGTTATCTCTATACGCCGTCTGGAGCATCGGTCTTGCAATGATCGCCGGGATTTCAGCATTATATGCCCCGATTCAAGAAGCAGCCACAAAATGGGCAATTTCTGTTCTTCAAGTAGTAATTTTTGGGAATCTTGTGGTGCCCTATTTACGGTCATCTCAGAGAAATATGCATGTAATGTTGTATTCTTTTCTCATCGCAGTGATTGGCCTAAGTGTGAGATTGCTGCTTTCAGCACCAATTGAAGAGTTGATAAGAAGTCGGTTAGGAACGACAATTGGCATGAATGCAAACCATGTTGGATTTCTACTTGTAGCAGGGGCATTAATTGCATTATATTTTGGGATTACAAAAAAGGGCTGGTGGGTACTCCCTCTATTCGTGGGGTTTTCTCTTATCAGTCTCTTTTCAGGATCAAGAAAAGTTATTGCACTTCTTGTTATGGGGTCTCTTCTTTTAATAATTCTCTCTAGAAAGAATTACATACACATGCTCATCGCATCAGTAATATGCCTATTTTTTGCAGTAGGAGTTATCGCTATAACATTGCATTGGGAACCTTTGTATCAGATTCTTGGACGAAGAGTAGAGAGTTTTCTAGGTTTTTTCAGTACAGGGACCACAGATGGAAGTACCTCGATACGTTTTGAGATGATTCAGCATGGTTGGGAGATGTTCTTGGAAAAACCCTTTTTCGGTTGGGGGCTTCATGCTTTTACTGATATTTCAGGCTATGGATTTTATTCACATAATAATTATATTGAAATTCTTGTATCGTGGGGATTATTTGGATTTCTCTGGTATTATCTCCCTATCTTGGCGCTTCTAGTGATTGGTGTTAAGAATTTATTGAGAAAGAAGTCGTCAAAGCTTGCTGCTTTTTCTGTTGCCATACTTACTGCATTATTAGTAGATGATTTTGGGCGTGTTCGATTCTTTGATGAGGCCACTCATTTCTTGTATGCAATTTCTTATGTTGCAATTATGTGGGAGTATCCACAAAAAGGTCCTGATATTTTTACTCTAGGAAAGAGGTTTGTATATATCCTAACTCCACCTAAGTTTCGTTCCCACTCTTCATTTACACCCAAACTTATCAATGATACGCTATAGTACATTTATGTGAACATAAAAAGGCATACATTACTTTTGAATTTTGAATACCTAATTTCTTGCTTGAGTAATACAACGCGAACTGAGATGTCTTTTTGCATTGAGGTGATATGAATACTGCAACCATTCTCATCCTATCCAATGATGTAGATTACTTATATACGTTGAGACTTGAAACAATCGAGCGATTGCTCAAGGAATGTTTCTCTGTGTCGCTCTCGGCTCCCTCCAATGACCGAGTTGATTTTTTTGTAGAATTAGGGTGCACCTTTTATCCAACTGAGTTTACACCGCGAGGAAAAAATCCATTCTCAAATCTGGCACTCCTTCTAAAATATGTCCGTTTAATTAAGCAAGTACAACCTGCTGTGGTTCTAACCTATACAATTAAGGCAAACATCTATGGAGGATTGGTATGTAGAATGTTGCATGCCCCACAAATTGCCAATATGACAGGACTAGGAAAAGCCTTGATGGGTAAGGGGGTTTTACAATCCACCATCCAAAGATTACTTCGTATTGCGTTCAAGCGAGCGAGTACGGTATTTCTGCAAAATGACCGTGACTTGAATTATTTCTTGGACCATAAGATAACCAACAAAGAGCAATCAGTATTGATTCCAGGCTCTGGAGTCAATCTTGCTCGCCATCCCTTGGAGGAGTATCCCGAGGATGATGGGACTATCAGACTCATCTTCATTGCTAGAATCATTAAGGATAAGGGCATCGAAGAGATGATGGCTGCGGCAATCAAGATTCACCAAATACATCCTCATGTTACTTGTGATATTGCTGGTTTCATTGGAGAAGATGAATATGAGGCACAGCTTAAAGCTTATGGAGAGACTGGAGCTGGTTCTTATCTTGGATTTCAGAAGGATATCCATACATTAATCAAGAGAAGCCATGCCGTGGTACTCCCTTCCTACCATCTGGAAGGCATCGCGAATGTACTTCTGGAAGGGGCTGCCTGTGGGCGTCCGGTTCTCTCAACGAACCATATTGGGTGTAGAGAAACCTTCGATGATGGAGTATCTGGAATCATGTTCGAGCCAAGGTCAACTGAGGCTCTCATTGAAGCTATTGAGAAGTTCATTGCAATCCCATATGAGCAAAAGAGAGAGATGGGTGTAGCCGGAAGGAGAAAGGTTGAGAAGGAGTTCAATCGGCAGGTCATTGTCGAAGCGTATATGAATGCAATAGATAGAGTGTTTTTAGGAACACCGGAACAGGGGGCATAGATTGAAGTCTGATCTTGAAGGAAGGGCAGAGCCGATACGCGTCTTGCAAATCCTAGGGGGACTTTTTCATGGAGGTGCCGAGGCCATGATCATGAGTCTCTATCATCATATGGATACTTCTAAGGTTCAGTTTGATTTTCTTGTTCATACTGATCAAGAGGGAGTATATGACAAAGAGATTATTGACTGTGGCGGAAAGATACATCACGCTCCTGAGTATCATGGGTATAATCACTTTGGATATAAAGCCTGGTGGCAATTTTTTTTAAAAGAACATCCTGAGTATCATATTCTACACTTTCATATCCGTGGGACTGCAGCAATCGCAATCCCTATTGCAAAGAGAATGGGAAGGATTACTATTGCTCATTCCCACAGTACAGATAATGGGAAAAGTATTAAGGCTGCATTGAAGAATGTATTTCAACATTCATTAAAAAACCAAGCTGATTATCTTTTTGCCTGTTCTGAGCCTGCTGCGATTTGGCTATTTGGCAAGAAGGTTCTTCGAGCAGATAATTTTTTCCTGTGGAAAAATGCAATTGAGACGAATAAATTCTCCTTTAATGAGGACATAAGGCAGAAGATGAGAACCTCTTTTGAGTATGACGATGTTTTTGTTATTGGCCATGTAGGTCGATTTATAACTGCTAAGAACCATATGTTTCTATTGGATGTATTTTCTGAAATTTATAAACAGAATTCCAAAGCACGACTGCTGCTAATCGGAGACGGTGAATTAAGATTTCCAATTGAACAAAAGATCCAATCAATACATTTGGATGATGTGGTAACTCTGGCAGGAGCTCGATCAGATGTACAAGATTGCTTACAAGCAATGGATGTATTCTTATTTCCCTCACTTTTTGAAGGTCTCGGAATTGTTGCAATCGAAGCACAGGCAAATGGCTTGCCATGCATCGTATCTGATTCTATACCACAAGAGGTGAAAATGTCAGAATTGCTCACGTTTGTTTCATTGAAAAAGCCAACAGAATATTGGGCTCAGCAGGTTCTCTCTCATTATAAAGAAATACGTAGGGCAGGAGATGTAGAGCAGATTAAAAAGGCAGGATATGACATTATTGAATCTGCACAAGCTTTACAGGCATTTTATCTTCATCCTCAAAGAAGACTAGAAAAAGAGTAGAATCACAATAAAAACAACTCACCACCTGCAACTCTACCTAGGAATCAACTTGGACTGCAACACATGCTTTGTCTTGGTATAGGAACCTGCACTGATGACCTCTGTTTGAGAATGCTTATCCCAAGGATACCCATTTCCTATAAAGGAAGCTCAAAGGTATTAAAGGGGACATTCTAGAATGTAGAGAAATCCCATCGCTGTTGCCAAAGATCCGTACCAACAAACGGATTTCATAACTCAGATGTTGCAGAGAGGGGGAGAAACCCACATTGGTCCCTCCCCATATTCCAGAATCCTCTCTTTGTCAGATCAATTCCAACTCAGCCTCGAACTCCCCGTCCAGCGGGTAGATGGGCCTGGAGAGCTCCCTGTAGGGCAGGCGGGTGAAGAGCTCGTCGGTGCTGCCGGTGGTGAGTGCCATCATCGATCTCTTGGCGATGGCTCGTATCTCCGGTTCCAGGTAGCCCAGCTTCACCACGATTGCCTTGCATCCCGTCGGCTCAGCCCCGAGGATCCTCATCATCTCAGGGTCGTAGCATCCTACATGCTTGCTCGCCACCACCACATGCACCCCTCCCATCTCCAGGAGGGCAAGGTCGGCGTTGTTCGCCCCTTCCCATTTCTCCTTGAGGGAGATGACCCTGGCCTCAGACTCGATGGGACTGCTCTTCTCTTTGTCGAACTTCGCTCCCAGTGAGCAGTGGAAGGAAGAACCAATCCCCTCGAGGAAAGCCTGTGCCACCACAGGTGGGTCATAGAACCCCTGGTAGAGCAGGGGAGGGTCAAGTGTGGAGAGGACGGGGTCGTCCAAGATCAGGCGCAGGAAGTTCGTCACATCCCCGCTCCCCCCGGCTGTTGGGTTGTCCCCGCTGTCGCTGATGACCACCGGGTACACCCCCTCTGCAATCGACTCCTTGGTCGCCTCTATGGCATCGGCGGGCATCCTGGTCTCGTTGTAGAAGCCGAACTCGGCCCTCCTGTTCCAGAATATGGCTGCCAGTTCCTTTGCTATCTCATCGGCTCTCTTTTGGTCGTCCTGGGTCACCACCACCGCATGCACCGCGTTCTCCCTCTCATCCGCCCAGGGGAAGCCGAGGGTGTAGGAACAGGCAAGCACGCCTTCTTCCTTCTCCCTCTCCCTCAGTTCCTGGATGAGGCTCCTCATCGGTTCCACGCTGGTCTCGCTCTGTTCCCCGGCGATGAGCATCGGGATCCTCACCATGGCCATGGTGGGCTTCTTGCCTGACTCAAGGGTGCGGATGACCATCAGGGCGGCGTGGATGCCGGTCTCGTAGGTATCGGTGTGCGGGGCACACTTGTATCCCACGAACCCGTCCGCTGCCTTCCTCATGCGTCTAGTGAGGGTGGCATGCATGTCCAGGCTGGTGAGGATGGGGATGGAGGGCTGGATTTGTCTCACCGCCTCAAGCAGGTCCCCCTCGGCCTCCCCGATACCCTGAACCCGCATGCTGCCGTGCAGCGAGAGGCAGATGGCATCAAGCTCACCTGCATCCCTTAGGTCCTGCAGCAGTTCTTCCTTGAGCTCCTGGTAGTATGTTCTGTCCCACACCCCGTTGGGAACGGCACGAGCAACCAGGGAGGGGATGACCTCATAGCCTGCGGCGACGAGGGTGTTGATGATCCCGCTTGCAGAGCTCTCCCTCTTTGCAAGGAGCTCCTCCTTCCTGCTCACCCAGATCTCCTCACGGGAGGTGATGATGGGGTTGAAGGTGTCGGACTCATGATGTAGCCCGCCCACGAAGACTCGTCCCTTCATCACCTGCCCCCTTTCTGGGAGACCACGGTTCCCACCCGGCCCTTGTCGGTGTGCTTGAGACTGAACTCCGTCTGGCGGAGCATGCCGCCCATGTAGATGTGGTCGGGCCTGTAGGTCATGCGGGACTCGTAGGTGCCGTCCAGTGCCACATGGTACTCCTTGGCCCCCAGTGCTTCCTGGATCCTGGTGAAGTTTCTCTCGGTGATGCCGCAGCCGGGCATGACGATGATGCGCTCGCCTGCCTGACCAATTAGGCTTTTCAGTGTCTCCAGCCCCTCGGTGACGGTCTCCTCCAGGCCGCTGGTGAGCACCCGGTCTACCCCGAGCTCAATGAGCTTCTCCAGGGACCTTGAGGCATCGCGGTTCATGTCGAAGGCACGGTGGAAGGTGACCGAGCAGGGGCGTGCGATCTCGATGAGCTGTCTGCTGCGCTCCATGTCGATCTCCCCGTCGGGGGTGAGGATACCGAAGACGATGCCGTCGGCCCCCGCCTCACGGAAGAGCCTTGCATCCTCCTTCATCGCCTCGAACTCCAGGTCCGAGTAGCAGAAGTCGCCGCCTCGGGGGCGGACCATGACATTCATGGCTATGGTGGTGTGGGCCCTGGCTGCCTTGAAGGCTCCCAAGGATGGGGTGGTGCCCCCCTCGAACAGGTCGGCGCAGAACTCCACGCGGTCGGCCCCGCCTTGCTCTGCTGCGATTACGCTCTCGATCGATTCCAGACAAATTTCAATCTTCATTATTCTCTCTCCTCTTCCAGGACTATATGTAGTGTATGGGCACCCAAAACCGGGCGCTTGAGTGGATTCCCCACTGTATGGACGATGAACTCATGCATACCTTTCTGCAAGGGAAGAGATGTAATGAAACAATCACTGTCTCGTCCCTTTTGCAAGCTACTGTAGTAGGATTCTCCATCCACCTCTAGAACAAGCTTTTCCTCTTTCTCCAGCGGTTCTGTGGTTTTCCAGGAGATAGAGAGTTTCTTGTTCTCCTCTAGGGCAATCTTCCAGTGCAGACTTGTGGGGATAGGGCGGTAGGAGTAGTACTCTGTTCCAGTATAGCGGTAGACGACAACCGGTTCTCCACAGTCGAAGGAAGGCCCTTGGTATTCCTGTTCTGGAACCTGAAGGGATGTTGTTTTCCTCTCCGGAGGATTTCCTTGCAGTTCTTCTCCAATACCTTTCAGTACTGCTTCTTCAAACTCCTGGATTGATCCATCTCCCATCAGGCCAATATTCAACAGGTAGTTTCCTCCCTGTTCGACTACCTGCCTGGCAGTTGTACTCAGTTCCTTGATCTTCTCATGCTTGTCGCCGCGTACCTGCCAACTACGGTAGCCCCATGTCTCCTTATAGATGGAAGCAGGAGTCTGCCAAGGACAATCAAGCGCTACACTGGGCAGTTCATTATCACCCATGGTGAGGAAGTCCTGGTAGTCGTTCCATATTCTTCCATTGACCATACAATCAGGTTGCAAGTTCTGGACCAGCTCATAGATCTCTCTGGATTGTTCCTTGCTGGGAGCTCCCATATCCATCCACAGTTCACAGATGGGACCGTAATCGGAGAGCAGTTCAGTGAGCTGCTGGATATTGAGCCTTTGGTGCTCAGGGGTAATGGTGTCACTATTGTGGCTGCTGATCGGGAGAGCCTCTGGAAAATGCCAATCAATCCAGGAGAAGTAAATACCAAAAGCAAGACCATGGCGTCTGCAAGCTTCACTTAGTTCAGCAACCACATCCCTGTTGCTATGGTAGCTGGTGGTCTTGGTATCGAAGAGGCAGAACCCATCATGGTGCTTGCTGGTGATTACCAAGTAGCGCATGCCAGCTGCCTTTGCTGTCATGACAATGTGGTCTGCATCGAAATGATCAATGGTGAATTGTTCGGCCAATGCCTCGTAGTCGGCTTGGGGAAGATACCCATGACTGAGTATCTGCTCTGAGTATCCCCGTTTGACCGCTTCATTCTTCCACACCCCACCAGGAATGGAGTAGAGGCCAAAGTGGATGAACATACCAAACTGGAGATCCAGCCAGGCTTGTGTTGCTGATTCTTTCATCTCTGTTGCTCCTTGGTTAAAGCATAGGGGTGGAAAGTGAGAAACAACAGAGTCAAAAGTTATATGAGCTCTCCTTTGAGGCGTCATTTTTTTAAACTTCGACCCAGTTTTTAAAAAATGACGCCTTTTCTCATGATAAAAAGCGGCTTGCTTTGAAACTTGACGCTATGGCGATTCTGACTTCCGTGAGACGATTTTGTCATGAAGAAGCAGTTGAACCAGCCACCACAATTGAGCCTGGGAAAGAAGATGGGACGCCATTGGCAGTTCTACGTTATCGTAGCGCTCCCCATCCTCTATTTCATTGTGTTCAAGTACGTCCCCATGTATGGGGCATTGCTCGCATTCAAGCGATATCGCGTAAGCCGAGGCGTATGGGGAAGCCCCTGGGTAGGGCTCTATCAGTTCGAGAAGTTCTTTAGCAACCCCTCGTCCCTGCAGATCATGTACAACACCTTCAGCTTGAGCATGTATGCCCTGGTTACTTCAATTCCACTGGCAGTCATCCTCGCCGTTGCATTGAATGAAGCCCGTTCCAAGCTCTGGAAGAAGAGCGTACAGATGATCACCTATGCACCATACTTCATCTCCACGGTCGTCATGGTAGCCATCCTGATGCAGTTCCTTGACCCCTCCATGGGCCTCTTCAACACAGTGAGGGGACTCATGGGAAAGGATTCCCTTAACTATATGGGAGAGGCGGACTACTTCAGGCATATCTACGTCTGGTCAGAGCTTTGGAAGAACACCGGCTATAATGCGATTATCTACCTAGCGGCATTGACCGGTATCAGCCCTGAGCTGTATGAGGCGGCCAAGGTCGATGGAGTAAACAAGTTCCAGAAAGTCTGGTACGTCGACCTTCCCTCCATCAAGAGCACTATCGTCATTATGTTCATCATGAATATGGGATTCGTTATGAGCCTTGGCTTTGAAAAGGCCTTCCTCATGCAGAACCCACTGAATATTGAAACTGCTGAGATCATGTCCACCTACGTATATAAGATGGGCTTGATCAACAGTGACTTCTCGTACTCCACAGCCATTGACTTGATCAACTCAGTGATCAACGTTGTCCTGATTCTCACATTCAATCGGCTTGCCAAAATGAACAACAAGGAAGGGGGGCTCTGGTAATGCATTATAAACAAAAAGAGATGCTCACAGACAGAATCTTCTCCATCGTGGTCAATACCTTCCTGTTCATCAGCCTGGCTATTGTACTCTATCCATTGCTCTACATCATCTCCTGCTCACTGAGTGAGCCACAGGCGGTGATGGCACGCAAGGTTTGGCTCTTTCCGGTAAACTTCGACCTGGTAAGTTACAAGGCCGTCTTTACCAACAAGCAGATCGGAACCGGATACATGAACAGCCTCTACTATATGGTCACCGGAACGATTATCAGCGTAATGCTCACCATGTTGATCGCCTATCCGCTCTCCAGAAAAGAGTTCTATGGACGGAAGTTTGTAACCAAGTTCATCCTCTTCACGATGCTCTTCACCGGTGGAATCATTCCCCTCTACTTGGTGGTTCGTCAGCTCGGTATCTATGATACCCGGCTCTCCATCATCCTCCCCAATGCGATAACCGTATGGAATGTCATCATTGCCCGTACATTCCTGCAGGAGAATATCTCTGATGAATTGTATGAGGCCGCTGAGATAGACGGATGCTCTGATATCCGCTTCCTCTTCACCTTTGTATTCCCCCTCAGTGGGGCAATTGTAGCGGTTCTCGCGCTCTTTTATGCAGTAGGGCAGTGGAACAAGTACTTCGATGCACTCTTGTACCTTCAGGACCAGGCCTTGTATCCTCTGCAGATTGTGCTTCGCAACATCCTTATCATTAACCGAAACACCCCGTCCATGACGACGGATGTGGAGGCAGCGATACGGTCCCAGGGTCTGAGCGAGACGATTCGCTATGCGGTAATTGTTGTGGCGAGCTTGCCCCTTCTGGTCATCTATCCGTTTGTCCAGAAGTTCTTCGTCAAGGGAGTCATGATCGGCTCCGTCAAAGGTTGATCGTACCGGATGCATACAATGACATCCGATACCAAGGAGGATATATGAAAAAGCATTTCTTGATTGTGTTGTTGGTTGCTCTGTTGTTGCCCGCAACTCTGTTTGCTCAAGGTTCCAAGGCTACAGCAGCTGAGGACGTAGTTCAGTATACCCCGGCAGGGACCTTCCCCATCGTGGAAAGCCCGGTAACCGTGGATATCATGGTCGCACAGCCACCCTGTGTCGAGGATTACAACACCAACCGCTTTACCAAGTACATGGAAGAGCTGACTGGTGTGAAGGTGAACTACATCATGATCCCCGAGCAGGCAGCCACCGAGAAACTTGCCCTGGTTCTGGCCAGTGGCGACTACCCGGATGCATTCCTGGGCTTTGGCGTAAGCAATGAGCTCGAGACCAACTATGGTGCCATGGAAGGGCTCTTCCTACCCCTCAATGAGTACTATAGCAAGGATTGGATGCCCAACATGATGACGGCATTCAATGAGTTCCCTGGTGCTGTTGGATTCATGACCAACATCGATGGTAACATCTACTCCTTCCCCCGCTTGGAAGGCTGTTATCACTGTTCAAACCAGGCAAAGATGTTTGTCTACCAGCCCTTCCTCGATGCTCTTGGTCTTGAGACCCCAACCACTACTGAAGAGTTCTATCAGGTGTTGAAGGCTATCAAGACACAGGATCCCAATGGAAACGGCAAGGCTGATGAGATTCCCCTTGCAGGTTCAATCATTGGTTGGTCCGACCAGGTTGAGCGCTTCCTGCTCAACAGCTTCATCTACTGTGACCTCGACACCAACATCAACAGCAATGCCGATGACAACGTTGGCTACCTGATGAACGGAAAGAAAGTCGACACCGCAGTGAACAAGGACGCTTACCGTGATGGTCTTGCATACATCAACAAGCTCTACAAGGAAGGCTTGATCTACAACGGTTCATTCACCCAGGATTCCAGCCAGCTGACCCAGTTGGTAGAGAGTTCCTCTGAGCCTGTAGTTGGTTTTGCAACCGGTGGATGGAGAGGTCAGTTCACTACCATTGGTGGAGACCGTTTCCCTAACTTCCGTGCAATCGCTCCACTTGAAGGCCCTGATGGCGTGCAGTATGCAGTTGCATTCCTCCAGAACCCTGAAGTAGGCCAGCTGGTACTCAGCAGTGAGACCAAGTATGCCGAGGCAATTGTCCGTTACTTCGACTACATGTACAGCCTTGAAGGCACCCTTCAGCAGCGCAATGGATTCCAGGGCGAAGCTTGGGACTGGGCTGAGGAAGGACAGGTTGGTCTTGATGGAAGACCTGCTATCTGGCAGCAGCTTACGCAGTGGAACGACAAGGACCCCCAGAACGATACCTGGATCCAGACCTATGCAGCAGCCATGACTCCTTCCCTGAAGAATGGTCTTGCAAAAGAGCCTTCCACTCCTGCAGATCCTGCATACTACCTGCCGGAAAACAATGAGAAGACTCTCTATGATGAAACCAGCCAGCTGTACAAGCCCCATGAGGATACTTCCGTTGAGGTCCCCAAGCTCAAGTTCACTGCTGATGAAAACGAGGAGTTCTCCACTGTCAAGCGCGAGCTCGCCAACTACATCCGTCAGAGTGCGGTTAAGTTCATGGTCGGTTCCCTTGATGTGAACGATGACAAGGTCTGGAATGACTACCTTGCCAATCTCGAGAAGTTGCAGTTGTCCAAGGTGCTGGACCTGATGCAGACTGCCTACGACCGTCAGTACAAGTAAGGTTGTAGTCAAAAAAGAATCAGTGCACAAGGTCATTCTTGGCCTTGTGCTTTGAATTGGGAGAAGTGGACAATGGAGCAGAGGAAGCCAAACATCGTGTACATACTAGCTGATGACCTGGGCTACGGGGATGTATCATCCCTCAATCCGGGTTGTCCCTTTGCCACCATCCACTTCGACCGTCTCTCTGCTGAAGGTGTGAAATGCACCGACGCCCATGCTACCAGTGCAGTGTGTACTCCAAGTCGCTACAGCATCATCACCGGTAGGTACAACTGGAGGAGTGAACTCAAGAGCTCCGTGCTTGGAGGCTTCTCTCCACCTCTTATCGATGCACAAAGAAAGACCATTGCCCAGATGCTCAAAGGGAGGGGATATTCCACCCATGCAGTAGGCAAGTGGCACTTGGGAATGGAACTTCCTAAACAAGATGACTTCATTGAACAACCAGATTTTGCAGACAGTCATACCATAGACTACAGCAAGCCGATCAAGGAAGGTCCTGTTTCTGTAGGGTTTGACACATTTTATGGCATCAGCGGATCGCTTGATATGCCTCCCTATGTCTACATCAAGGATGACCGCTTTACTTCCATCCCCACCAAGGTTACCAAGGGGGAAGGGATGGGGTACTGGAGAGAAGGACTTACCGCTGATGATTTTATCCATGAAGAGGTGCTGGACCATCTCACAGACAAGGCAGTGGAAGTAATTCAAAAAGAGAGTGACCATCCCTTTTTCCTGTATTTCTCACTCCCAGCTCCTCATACCCCCATCCTTCCTGCCAAGGAATTTCAGGGAAAGTCCAAAACCAATGACTACGGGGATTTTGTCCTCCACTGTGACTGTGTTGTTGGGCGAATCCTCTCCGCGTTGGATGAGGCAGGATTGAGGGAAGATACCTTGGTGGTTTTCACCAGTGACAACGGATGTTCTCCATCGGCCGACTTTCCTGCCTTGGAAGAGGCAGGGCATAACCCGAGTTACCATTTCAGGGGAATGAAGGCTGACATTTATGAAGGGGGACATCGGGTTCCTTTGCTTATGCGATGGCCAAAGGTGATTGAACCGGGTTCCACATGTGACCAGATTGTCTCTCTCTGTGACCTGTATGCCA containing:
- a CDS encoding arylsulfatase; this translates as MEQRKPNIVYILADDLGYGDVSSLNPGCPFATIHFDRLSAEGVKCTDAHATSAVCTPSRYSIITGRYNWRSELKSSVLGGFSPPLIDAQRKTIAQMLKGRGYSTHAVGKWHLGMELPKQDDFIEQPDFADSHTIDYSKPIKEGPVSVGFDTFYGISGSLDMPPYVYIKDDRFTSIPTKVTKGEGMGYWREGLTADDFIHEEVLDHLTDKAVEVIQKESDHPFFLYFSLPAPHTPILPAKEFQGKSKTNDYGDFVLHCDCVVGRILSALDEAGLREDTLVVFTSDNGCSPSADFPALEEAGHNPSYHFRGMKADIYEGGHRVPLLMRWPKVIEPGSTCDQIVSLCDLYATLAEYLGVDLATDEAVDSYSMLASFKSPSLPTRSSLVHQSIDGSLSLRRGPWKLEMCKGSGGWSFPVPGSKDEEQLPSLQLYNLEEDIREQENVASRFPEIVHALKAELRAIVEQGRSTSGPLQANDGVAIWETVSWLQD
- a CDS encoding ABC transporter substrate-binding protein, whose translation is MKKHFLIVLLVALLLPATLFAQGSKATAAEDVVQYTPAGTFPIVESPVTVDIMVAQPPCVEDYNTNRFTKYMEELTGVKVNYIMIPEQAATEKLALVLASGDYPDAFLGFGVSNELETNYGAMEGLFLPLNEYYSKDWMPNMMTAFNEFPGAVGFMTNIDGNIYSFPRLEGCYHCSNQAKMFVYQPFLDALGLETPTTTEEFYQVLKAIKTQDPNGNGKADEIPLAGSIIGWSDQVERFLLNSFIYCDLDTNINSNADDNVGYLMNGKKVDTAVNKDAYRDGLAYINKLYKEGLIYNGSFTQDSSQLTQLVESSSEPVVGFATGGWRGQFTTIGGDRFPNFRAIAPLEGPDGVQYAVAFLQNPEVGQLVLSSETKYAEAIVRYFDYMYSLEGTLQQRNGFQGEAWDWAEEGQVGLDGRPAIWQQLTQWNDKDPQNDTWIQTYAAAMTPSLKNGLAKEPSTPADPAYYLPENNEKTLYDETSQLYKPHEDTSVEVPKLKFTADENEEFSTVKRELANYIRQSAVKFMVGSLDVNDDKVWNDYLANLEKLQLSKVLDLMQTAYDRQYK
- a CDS encoding carbohydrate ABC transporter permease, with protein sequence MHYKQKEMLTDRIFSIVVNTFLFISLAIVLYPLLYIISCSLSEPQAVMARKVWLFPVNFDLVSYKAVFTNKQIGTGYMNSLYYMVTGTIISVMLTMLIAYPLSRKEFYGRKFVTKFILFTMLFTGGIIPLYLVVRQLGIYDTRLSIILPNAITVWNVIIARTFLQENISDELYEAAEIDGCSDIRFLFTFVFPLSGAIVAVLALFYAVGQWNKYFDALLYLQDQALYPLQIVLRNILIINRNTPSMTTDVEAAIRSQGLSETIRYAVIVVASLPLLVIYPFVQKFFVKGVMIGSVKG